A single Loxodonta africana isolate mLoxAfr1 chromosome 24, mLoxAfr1.hap2, whole genome shotgun sequence DNA region contains:
- the CTSA gene encoding lysosomal protective protein, giving the protein MFRAALLLPSLLLLFLSWAPRSKAAPQQDEIQRLPGLAKQPSFRQYSGYLRGSGSKHLHYWFVEAQKDPKSSPVVLWLNGGPGCSSLDGFLTEHGPFLIQPDGVTLEYNPYSWNLIANMLYLESPAGVGFSYSDDKYYVTNDTEVAQSNYEALKDFFCLFPEYKDSELFLTGESYAGVYIPTLAMLVMQDPSMNLQGLAVGNGLSSYEQNDNSLVYFAYYHGLLGNRLWTSIQTHCCSQNKCNFYDNKDPECVTQLNEVSHIVAQSGLNIYNLYAPCAGGVPGHVRYEKNTMVVQDLGNIFTRLPLKRMWHQALLRSGDKVRLDPPCTNTTALSTYLNNPYVREALHIPEQLPHWDVCNFLVNLQYRRIYQTMNPQYLKLLSSQKYRILIYNGDVDMACNFMGDEWFVDSLNQKMEVQRRPWLVGYGESGEQIAGFVKEFSHIAFLTVKGAGHMVPTDKPQAAFTMFSRFLNKKPY; this is encoded by the exons ATGTTCAGAGCCGCGCTATTGCTGCCGTCGCTACTGCTGCTGTTCCTGTCCTGGGCGCCCCGAAGCAAGGCAGCTCCCCAGCAGGACGAGATCCAGCGCCTCCCCGGGCTGGCCAAGCAGCCGAGTTTCCGCCAATACTCCGGCTACCTCCGCGGCTCCGGTTCCAAGCACCTGCATTACTG GTTCGTGGAGGCCCAGAAGGATCCCAAGAGCAGCCCTGTGGTACTGTGGCTCAACGGAGGTCCAGGCTGCAGCTCCCTCGATGGGTTCCTCACAGAGCATGGGCCCTTCCTG ATCCAGCCAGATGGTGTTACCCTGGAGTACAACCCATATTCTTGGAACCTG ATTGCCAACATGTTGTATCTCGAGTCGCCAGCCGGGGTGGGCTTCTCCTACTCTGACGACAAGTATTATGTGACCAACGACACTGAA GTCGCCCAGAGCAATTATGAGGCCCTTAAAGattttttctgcctctttccGGAGTACAAGGACAGCGAGCTTTTCCTGACAGGAGAGAGCTATGCTGGTGTCTACATCCCCACCCTGGCCATGTTGGTCATGCAGGACCCCAGCATGAACCTGCAG GGGCTGGCTGTGGGCAATGGACTCTCCTCCTATGAGCAGAATGACAACTCCCTGGTTTATTTCGCCTACTACCATGGTCTCCTGGGGAACAG GCTCTGGACTTCCATCCAGACCCACTGCTGCTCTCAAAACAAGTGTAACTTCTATGACAACAAAGATCCAGAATGTGTCACCCAG CTTAATGAAGTGTCTCACATCGTGGCGCAGTCCGGCCTCAACATCTACAACCTCTACGCCCCCTGTGCCGGGGGAGTGCCTGGTCACGTCAG ATACGAGAAGAACACCATGGTGGTCCAGGATTTGGGGAACATCTTCACTCGCCTGCCACTCAAGCGGATGTGGCATCAG GCACTGCTGCGCTCTGGAGACAAGGTGCGCCTGGACCCCCCTTGCACCAACACCACAGCCCTGTCCACTTACCTCAATAACCCTTACGTGCGGGAGGCCCTGCACATTCCTGAGCAGCTACCCCACTGGGACGTGTGCAA CTTCCTGGTGAATTTGCAGTACCGCCGCATCTACCAAACCATGAACCCCCAGTACCTCAAGCTACTCAGCTCACAG AAGTACCGGATCCTGATATACAACGGAGACGTGGACATGGCCTGCAATTTCATGGGGGATGAGTGGTTTGTGGATTCCCTAAACCAGAAG ATGGAGGTGCAGCGGCGGCCCTGGTTAGTGGGCTATGGGGAGAGCGGGGAGCAGATTGCTGGCTTCGTGAAGGAGTTCTCCCACATCGCCTTTCTCACCGTCAAG GGCGCTGGACACATGGTTCCCACCGACAAGCCCCAGGCTGCCTTCACCATGTTCTCCCGCTTCCTGAACAAGAAGCCATACTGA
- the PLTP gene encoding phospholipid transfer protein isoform X2 → MALFGALFLALLASSYAELPGCKIRITSKALELVKQEGLRFLEQELETITIPDLRGSQVHFYYNISEVKVTELQLTSSELHFHPEQELILQITNASLGLRFRRQLLYWFFYDGGYINASAEGMSIHTALQLSRDPTGQIKVSNISCQASISRIHAAFGGTFKKVYDFLSTFITPGMRFLLNQQICPVFHHAGMVLLNSLLRTLPVRSSVDELVGIDYSLLKDPVASVSNLDLEFRGAFFPLAERNWSLPNQAVEPQLQEEERMVYVAFSEFFFDSAMESYFQAGALQLSLVGDKVPHDLDMLLRATYFGSIVLLSPAVIDSPMKLELRVTAPPRCTIKPSGTTISITATVTIALVPPNQPEVQLSSMTMDARLSAKMTLRGKALRTQLDLRKFRIYSNQSALESLALIPLQDPLKAMLQVGVMPIINERTLRGVQIPLPEGINFVREVVTNHAGFLTIGADLHFAKGLREVIEKYRPAEARDP, encoded by the exons ATGGCCCTATTCGGGGCGCTCTTCCTAGCGCTGCTGGCAAGCTCTTACGCGGAGCTCCCGGGTTGCAAAATTCGCATCACCTCCAAGGCGCTGGAGTTGG TGAAGCAGGAGGGGCTGCGCTTTCTGGAGCAAGAGCTGGAGACCATCACCATTCCGGACCTGCGGGGCAGCCAAGTCCACTTCTATTACAACATCTCCGA GGTGAAGGTCACAGAGCTGCAGCTGACCTCCTCTGAACTCCATTTCCACCCGGAGCAGGAACTGATATTACAAATCACCAATGCCTCCTTGGGGCTGCGCTTCCGGAGACAGCTGCTCTACTGGTTCTT CTATGATGGGGGCTACATCAATGCCTCGGCGGAGGGCATGTCCATCCACACAGCTCTGCAGCTCTCCCGAGACCCTACTGGCCAGATCAAGGTGTCCAACATCTCCTGCCAGGCCTCTATTTCCAGAATACACGCAGCCTTCGGGGGAACCTTCAA GAAGGTATATGACTTCCTGTCCACATTCATCACCCCAGGGATGCGCTTCCTCCTCAACCAGCAG ATCTGCCCGGTGTTCCACCACGCTGGGATGGTGCTGCTCAACTCCCTCCTGCGGACCCTGCCTG TGCGCAGTTCTGTGGACGAGCTCGTTGGCATTGACTACTCCCTCTTGAAGGATCCTGTGGCCTCTGTCAGCAACCTGGACTTGGAATTCCGG GGGGCCTTCTTCCCTTTGGCCGAGAGGAACTGGAGCCTGCCCAACCAGGCAGTGGAGCCCCAGCTGCAGGAGGAGGAGCGGATGGTATACGTGGCCTTCTCGGAGTTCTTCTTTGACTCTGCCATGGAGAGCTACTTCCAGGCAGGGGCTCTGCAGCTGTCGCTGGTGGGGGACAAG GTGCCCCACGATCTGGATATGCTGCTGCGGGCCACCTACTTTGGGAGCATCGTCCTGCTG AGCCCAGCAGTGATTGACTCCCCGATGAAGCTGGAGCTCCGGGTCACAGCGCCGCCGCGCTGCACCATCAAACCCTCTGGCACCACCATCTCCATCACTGCGACTGTCACCATCGCCCTGGTCCCGCCCAACCAGCCTGAGGTCCAGCTGTCCAGCATGACCATG GACGCCCGGCTCAGCGCCAAGATGACACTCCGGGGGAAGGCACTGCGCACACAGCTGGATCTGCGCAA GTTCCGAATCTATTCGAACCAGTCTGCACTCGAGTCACTGGCA CTGATTCCTTTGCAGGACCCCCTGAAGGCCATGCTGCAGGTTGGGGTAATGCCGATAATCAACG AGCGGACCTTGCGTGGGGTGCAGATCCCCCTGCCTGAGGGCATCAACTTTGTGCGTGAGGTGGTGACGAACCATGCG GGCTTCCTCACCATTGGGGCTGACCTCCACTTTGCCAAGGGGCTGCGCGAGGTGATTGAGAAATACCGGCCTGCTGAAGCCAGGGACCCCTAG
- the PLTP gene encoding phospholipid transfer protein isoform X1 gives MALFGALFLALLASSYAELPGCKIRITSKALELVKQEGLRFLEQELETITIPDLRGSQVHFYYNISEVKVTELQLTSSELHFHPEQELILQITNASLGLRFRRQLLYWFFYDGGYINASAEGMSIHTALQLSRDPTGQIKVSNISCQASISRIHAAFGGTFKKVYDFLSTFITPGMRFLLNQQICPVFHHAGMVLLNSLLRTLPVRSSVDELVGIDYSLLKDPVASVSNLDLEFRGAFFPLAERNWSLPNQAVEPQLQEEERMVYVAFSEFFFDSAMESYFQAGALQLSLVGDKVPHDLDMLLRATYFGSIVLLSPAVIDSPMKLELRVTAPPRCTIKPSGTTISITATVTIALVPPNQPEVQLSSMTMDARLSAKMTLRGKALRTQLDLRKFRIYSNQSALESLALIPLQDPLKAMLQVGVMPIINERTLRGVQIPLPEGINFVREVVTNHAVSRGKGKERRAAPPSLAPQCPCLPGPEPSLLGCPLSF, from the exons ATGGCCCTATTCGGGGCGCTCTTCCTAGCGCTGCTGGCAAGCTCTTACGCGGAGCTCCCGGGTTGCAAAATTCGCATCACCTCCAAGGCGCTGGAGTTGG TGAAGCAGGAGGGGCTGCGCTTTCTGGAGCAAGAGCTGGAGACCATCACCATTCCGGACCTGCGGGGCAGCCAAGTCCACTTCTATTACAACATCTCCGA GGTGAAGGTCACAGAGCTGCAGCTGACCTCCTCTGAACTCCATTTCCACCCGGAGCAGGAACTGATATTACAAATCACCAATGCCTCCTTGGGGCTGCGCTTCCGGAGACAGCTGCTCTACTGGTTCTT CTATGATGGGGGCTACATCAATGCCTCGGCGGAGGGCATGTCCATCCACACAGCTCTGCAGCTCTCCCGAGACCCTACTGGCCAGATCAAGGTGTCCAACATCTCCTGCCAGGCCTCTATTTCCAGAATACACGCAGCCTTCGGGGGAACCTTCAA GAAGGTATATGACTTCCTGTCCACATTCATCACCCCAGGGATGCGCTTCCTCCTCAACCAGCAG ATCTGCCCGGTGTTCCACCACGCTGGGATGGTGCTGCTCAACTCCCTCCTGCGGACCCTGCCTG TGCGCAGTTCTGTGGACGAGCTCGTTGGCATTGACTACTCCCTCTTGAAGGATCCTGTGGCCTCTGTCAGCAACCTGGACTTGGAATTCCGG GGGGCCTTCTTCCCTTTGGCCGAGAGGAACTGGAGCCTGCCCAACCAGGCAGTGGAGCCCCAGCTGCAGGAGGAGGAGCGGATGGTATACGTGGCCTTCTCGGAGTTCTTCTTTGACTCTGCCATGGAGAGCTACTTCCAGGCAGGGGCTCTGCAGCTGTCGCTGGTGGGGGACAAG GTGCCCCACGATCTGGATATGCTGCTGCGGGCCACCTACTTTGGGAGCATCGTCCTGCTG AGCCCAGCAGTGATTGACTCCCCGATGAAGCTGGAGCTCCGGGTCACAGCGCCGCCGCGCTGCACCATCAAACCCTCTGGCACCACCATCTCCATCACTGCGACTGTCACCATCGCCCTGGTCCCGCCCAACCAGCCTGAGGTCCAGCTGTCCAGCATGACCATG GACGCCCGGCTCAGCGCCAAGATGACACTCCGGGGGAAGGCACTGCGCACACAGCTGGATCTGCGCAA GTTCCGAATCTATTCGAACCAGTCTGCACTCGAGTCACTGGCA CTGATTCCTTTGCAGGACCCCCTGAAGGCCATGCTGCAGGTTGGGGTAATGCCGATAATCAACG AGCGGACCTTGCGTGGGGTGCAGATCCCCCTGCCTGAGGGCATCAACTTTGTGCGTGAGGTGGTGACGAACCATGCGGTGAGtaggggcaaggggaaggagaggagagctgccccacccTCTCTAGCTCCCCAGTGCCCTTGCCTTCCAGGACCAGAGCCCTCCCTTCTCGGTTGCCCCCTCTCATTTTAA
- the PLTP gene encoding phospholipid transfer protein isoform X3 — protein sequence MPPWGCASGDSCSTGSSMMGATSMPRRRACPSTQLCSSPETLLARSRCPTSPARPLFPEYTQPSGEPSRRYMTSCPHSSPQGCASSSTSSPTSQICPVFHHAGMVLLNSLLRTLPVRSSVDELVGIDYSLLKDPVASVSNLDLEFRGAFFPLAERNWSLPNQAVEPQLQEEERMVYVAFSEFFFDSAMESYFQAGALQLSLVGDKVPHDLDMLLRATYFGSIVLLSPAVIDSPMKLELRVTAPPRCTIKPSGTTISITATVTIALVPPNQPEVQLSSMTMDARLSAKMTLRGKALRTQLDLRKFRIYSNQSALESLALIPLQDPLKAMLQVGVMPIINERTLRGVQIPLPEGINFVREVVTNHAVSRGKGKERRAAPPSLAPQCPCLPGPEPSLLGCPLSF from the exons ATGCCTCCTTGGGGCTGCGCTTCCGGAGACAGCTGCTCTACTGGTTCTT CTATGATGGGGGCTACATCAATGCCTCGGCGGAGGGCATGTCCATCCACACAGCTCTGCAGCTCTCCCGAGACCCTACTGGCCAGATCAAGGTGTCCAACATCTCCTGCCAGGCCTCTATTTCCAGAATACACGCAGCCTTCGGGGGAACCTTCAA GAAGGTATATGACTTCCTGTCCACATTCATCACCCCAGGGATGCGCTTCCTCCTCAACCAGCAG CCCCACCTCCCAGATCTGCCCGGTGTTCCACCACGCTGGGATGGTGCTGCTCAACTCCCTCCTGCGGACCCTGCCTG TGCGCAGTTCTGTGGACGAGCTCGTTGGCATTGACTACTCCCTCTTGAAGGATCCTGTGGCCTCTGTCAGCAACCTGGACTTGGAATTCCGG GGGGCCTTCTTCCCTTTGGCCGAGAGGAACTGGAGCCTGCCCAACCAGGCAGTGGAGCCCCAGCTGCAGGAGGAGGAGCGGATGGTATACGTGGCCTTCTCGGAGTTCTTCTTTGACTCTGCCATGGAGAGCTACTTCCAGGCAGGGGCTCTGCAGCTGTCGCTGGTGGGGGACAAG GTGCCCCACGATCTGGATATGCTGCTGCGGGCCACCTACTTTGGGAGCATCGTCCTGCTG AGCCCAGCAGTGATTGACTCCCCGATGAAGCTGGAGCTCCGGGTCACAGCGCCGCCGCGCTGCACCATCAAACCCTCTGGCACCACCATCTCCATCACTGCGACTGTCACCATCGCCCTGGTCCCGCCCAACCAGCCTGAGGTCCAGCTGTCCAGCATGACCATG GACGCCCGGCTCAGCGCCAAGATGACACTCCGGGGGAAGGCACTGCGCACACAGCTGGATCTGCGCAA GTTCCGAATCTATTCGAACCAGTCTGCACTCGAGTCACTGGCA CTGATTCCTTTGCAGGACCCCCTGAAGGCCATGCTGCAGGTTGGGGTAATGCCGATAATCAACG AGCGGACCTTGCGTGGGGTGCAGATCCCCCTGCCTGAGGGCATCAACTTTGTGCGTGAGGTGGTGACGAACCATGCGGTGAGtaggggcaaggggaaggagaggagagctgccccacccTCTCTAGCTCCCCAGTGCCCTTGCCTTCCAGGACCAGAGCCCTCCCTTCTCGGTTGCCCCCTCTCATTTTAA